The nucleotide sequence CTCCGGTGCTGCTCGCACGCGCCATCCGAATGCCAGAGCACACCAGATCTGAAAAATTGAAGTAGAGATAGAGTTAGGTGAggagagagaggaaagaaaTACTTTGATCAAGTGCAATGTTCTTTTTATGAATGTTGATCAaggtaaaatacaatatatataatataactgaatacaacatttttttgtcatctattagattaaaacttgaatcaaatATATTCTTTCACTAAGTCGAGAAATATATGATTCCTTTCCCAAATCATAAGCCAGCGTGGTATAAGATATCACCCGGATACAAAAGAAAGACCTAAATCAAAATAACaggagagaaagaaaaatttaaaaagatagaGGAGTACAAATTAAAATTAGATGGTACTTCAaactattaaaaacaaaaacaaaaagagaaaatgagaaaaaatgaGTTCTTTTTGTTAAGGGAAAATTTGGtatatctactaataatagcaatcccaattaattccaaaggttgtgagtctacttatgttgaaaggttgtgtcttttgaaaaagaagtgtaaagggttgtgccttttctaaaagttctatattggaaggttgtgtcttttccaattaattctaaaggttgtgagtccacttatgttgaaaggttgtgtcttttgaaaaagaagtgtaaagggttgtgtcttttctaaaagttctatgttggaaggttgtgtcttttccaattaatttTTAAGGTTATGAatccacttatgttgaaaggttgtgtatTTTGAAAAAGTAGTGTAAAgtgttgtgtcttttctaaaagttctatgttgtaaaattgtgtcttttctaaTTAATTCCTAAGGTTGTGAATTTcaattatgttgaaaggttgtgtcttttgaaaaatatgtgtagagggttgtgtcttttctaaaagttaaaTGTTGTAAAGTTGTGTCCTTCTAAAAATAGtctaaaagttgtgactattcactagtatcttttaaaaagtgagAAGTTGTGAGTATTAGAAGAATGTGACTACTCATATTGAAGTGTTGTGACTATTTAAATAagctttaaaaaatctataaattgtATCTCCCATGcatttttcaaatcaaattttcactaatctactaataataaaatggtgaaaaaaatAATGTCAAAGTTGCAACTTTTCATCTAAACAAGGTGTTTTTTCATCTCAAAGTGGGattactttaaaaaatattggttttatttaagtaatgtgttagtttatataataagtattggtattttataataactctcccaaaaaataaaaaaaatattataaatgacaCGGGTCATATTAACGtaaatcaacatatatttattacaatattaaattttctgaatattcattttcaataaataaagcaggtagataaatatacaaaataacaattaccaacatataaattataattgtttaaaattataaactaatgattttaatattatgttttaaataggaaaaaaaaattatatatcatgcaaaaaaaattgcattttatTCAAAAAGTGGTTGAAGATAACTATCATgtgaaaaaatatatgaaaaaacttACAAAGGATGAAGACACAATTGTATACAAGCAATCccaattaattctaaaggttgtgaGTCTaattatgttgaaaggttgtgtcttttgaaaaagaagtgtaaagggttgtgtcttttctaaaagttctatgttggaaggttgtgtcttttccaattaattctaaaggttgtgagtccacttatgttgaaaggttgtgtcttttgaaaaagaagtgtaaagggttgtgtcttttctaaaagttctatgttggaaggttgtgtcttttccaattaatttttaaggttgtgaatccacttatgttgaaaggttgtgtcttttgaaaaagtagtgtaaagggttgtgtcttttctaaaagttctatgttgtaaggttgtgtcttttgaaaaatatgtgtagagggttgtgtcttttctaaaagttatatgttgtaaggttgtgtccttctaaaaatagtctaaaagttgtgactattcactagtatcttttaaaaagtgagAAGTTGTGAGTATTAGAAGAATGTGACTACTCATATTGAAgggttgtgactattcaaataagctttaaaaaatctataaatagtctctcccatgcatttttcaaatcaaattttcactaatctactaataataaaatggtgaaaaaaatAATGTCAAAGTTGCAACTTTTCATCTAAACAAGGTGTCTTTTCATCTCAAAGTGGGattactttaaaaaatattggttttatttaagtaatgtgttagtttatataataagtattggtattttataataactcttccaaaaattaaaaaaaaatattataaatgacaCGGGTCATATTAACGtaaatcaacatatatttattacaatattaaattttctgaatattcattttcaataaataaagcaggtagataaatatacaaaataacaattaccaacatataaattataattgtttaaaattataaactaataattttaatattatgttttaaataagaaaaaaaattatatatcatgcaaaaaaaaattgcattttgtTCAAAAAGTGGTTGAAGATAACTATCATGTgaaaaaatgtatgaaaaaacttaaaaatgatgaAGACACAATTGTATACAATAtgtgttttgataaaaaattaaagggaacataaaggtttataaaatatatatatatatatacatatatatatatatttgaatactttgtaaatcatattttaatcatcaaaattaaatttaattatttatatgatttaatttttttatcaggcatataaaattataaattatagattataatatattctttataaaatgagttcccgtgcgatatcgcacgggcTCTTTGCCTAGTATACATAAGAGAACATAAAATAAAGAATATAGCCATACTATAATAATCACTATTTGATGGGACAATTTGGcacattttttactttattctCCTTAGAAGCGTGTGTCACATACATCTAACATAATAAACATATTATACCGTACTATATATACTAAGTAAATAGTAtagaaaaatacagaaaagtATTCAAAAGTAGCATGCATTTGAAGAGGAGGAGCAACaacggaagaagaagagagaaagaggaggaggaggtggagggaGAAGGAGGGATGAGAAGTAAGAGCAAGGGcaggagagaagaagaagaagaggaggagggataaagaagaagaagaggagggagGAAGTGAAGGGAGAACCGGAGAAGGAAGGAGGTAAAAGAAGAGGAGGGAGCtccaaaaaattatactatttacGTAAATAGAATAATATACTATTATAAGTATTAGTAACACATTGTTTTAAATACGTTTTATTAAatgtactattttattttaataaataatatagtataatttttgtccgatattgtttaaaaatctgttttaaaaattttaagttatgccataagtaaaaaaatatgtatatctttagtaacataataatttggttgaaatatatttgtttcaaaagatatacattaataaaatttggagagggaaaagaataaaaaagacaaagacaaaaaagaaaatgaaaaaataacaaaagaaaaataaaaatcaatggTTGAGATTGTTCAAAggataaaataagtaatattatataaaatacacaGAATACTCTAGCCTAATTGTTGTTATGGAAATAtactttatttcttttttgttatGTGCATGTGTCCTAATTTCCCTTTTGTTAACCCATTTACCGTATAACGAAATTTTACGTTTTCTGTTTTCTTTAAATTACCatatactctttccatattCTTGTAgagttaaattttatatattaatcgaCGAAGTTcttagttttctttttgtttcacaAAATAAATACAGTTCTTCAACTATACTTGtttataaatttgatattcAATTTCTGTAGCAACAGAAAAGTTAACCGTATCAGATCTAATTCATGTGCATATGAATCATGTTACCATCTTAATTTGGTGTGCCCGTAACGTGATTAATAACTTTGTAATACCACATTCAATGCATTTTAGTACTTCTATAAAATATAGAACAACTGTATtatttaacgttaaaaatatagaatgtaTTCTTTAGAAATATTGatctctaaaaataaaataaaatagaagaatattattttttcttctacaaatagataaaataataatatctatgtaaaagaaaaataaaaatgaaaaatcactttatattcttaaaacaaaaatatagagataagTTAAAGACGCTCTAATTAGTTTCACTACCAAGACAATAATTGAGTCAATCAAGTACGAAATAGGTTTTAAAATAGTGCAAGCAGGATACCCATAAATATTGACTAACCTATCTATCACTAACTCCGGATATGTATAAGGTTCTTCTAACTGCAAACTCGTTTGACCAAAATATATAGCCCAATTTTCTAAAACTTCTTGTTATTGCCTTTATATTCTCATTTAAATTCAAACCCAtatattacatattatttaaatatttaaaatcgtCATAAATTTCTTAAATACCCAAACTTTGTAATTATCATCAAATTTACTCTTAAACTTAATTTACCCaacaatataatcaactcaattaaatacataaattttaaattaaataataacatCTTTAAGAATGAAAAGCATAGTATCCTAATTTTTAGATTAAGATTAACTCTAAATAATCCATCACAAAAATTTCATTGCTTTATACGCAGTCATTTATTGTACTACTTTAACAAATACTTTTAACacctttttgaaacaaaatatgtaattaaactttaattatgcaaaataaaattaataacttttttttcttcaagaAGTTATCTATATAATACATATGTCATAATCCAGTATCATTGTGAGAGAAGAATAAATATAACATTGACTTGTCAACTATATATCAGTCAACGAGAAAGTAAAAGATAAATAAcgagtatatatatttttgtcatttttttttgtcataaataaTGAGTACTAGCTTTTGACCCGCGCGCCCGCGCGGATGTATATTTTTcgtaaaatttatagtttataaatattaaataatatataaaatacatttttcatattaCATATTTGCAGTATTTTGAAAACCGGACCGTGACTCGCTCCTCAAACCGATTTCCAGTTGTGCTAAAAATCGTATTTAACTTAAACCAAAAATCTGTGCGTCCGTTAGGGTGTGTTTATTATTCAtaccatatattttttattcagatcatatatatttttattgtattgtgttatatatttttcttattggaTGTGTGTTTCATAAGTTAGATAGTAATATTAATATACAatgtgaatataattttttttaaagattatatcaatttaaaaatttatatatttattttatatcatatttatGCAGTTATTTTTATACCACATAAattgaaaaatcaaatataaatttgtacAGAAAGTAAAGTATATCTACATATTTTAATCTGaaatttaatttgatatttaataACATCGACCACCTGAATCTACATATAATCTATTGATTTCAGATTTATTAACATTGGGACATACTATTTGATTTTATCATGCATTATCCGATAAATAGATTAACATTATAGCccaaaaaataattgtaaacaAAGCTCATTTTCTAACTGTTTAtaccaggaaaaaaaaaaacaaaacgtgTATCCAAACTTTCTCATTAACTTTTTGTCTGTTGGCTTacctctctctcttatctcggCTTCGGTTGTCATCTATAGAAAAAAGAGATTGAAGAATCAAATCCATACTGAAAGCTACTATTTTATGTGTTATGAAGCATAAGAAACAGCCATCATTCTTCCACCAGAGCACACACGTATGATCATCTTCTACTGATGTTTTGTAGTTCGATATTGACCACAGGCTGAAGTTAGGGAAACGTTTTCAATAACTCCCCATTCTCTTGTAGGCAAATCATGTTGAACTCGGTACATGAGAGTTCGATTTCAAGTAGCATGGATTTTGTTATCCTATAAACACACATGGTCATATTAGATCCAAATAAAGCAAAGAAATGTAATGAATGGAAGAAAAGCTATAAATAAGAAGTTACATATGCATCAGCTAAAATCATCTTGAATGAATCACCTCCAAAAAGTGTTTTTTTGCTGCCATGAATGTAAACACTTCACTTGAACTCGCCGGTTATTTTTGTAAGGTCTTAGTTTTGTGAGAGGAGTAAACGTTAGCTTTGACATGTCATAGCCGCATAGGCAAGGGTAGGTTTAATAGGATCAACTCAAAATATTTTGGTAGTTTTGATTTTCACGCCAAATCAAACCAAATATATACATTCCTTTTAAATTATACCATAATAAAAGCAGAATATACTTTCTATAGATAAGAAATACGTGTTTGTCATGTTTAAATAAAAGGAAATGATAATTGTGTTAATTAATAGATATCCTTTTTGATATGGTGAGTGCgtagaaataagaaaaaaactttgGATGTTGTTTGTTTTTGAATAAAGAATATTTAGTTATGATTTTCTGTAATTAATATTCATTGCGTGAAAGTAGGAATCATTATTTgaatgatatttagtgttggAAGGAAATTGCATATTTAGTTTGATTTTCtatactaaaaaaatcaaatggtATCCTTAATATGCTAACAAACATAATAAAGAATTTTAACTTGGGAggttttgaaataaattaaacttgGGAGGTTTCCTCCCTTgtattcaccaaaaaaaaaaacaaaataaagaattttaaagagattataaattcggtaaacaaaaaaaaatcgacaACCCATAGCTTCATTAGATCAATATATACAATGTTGGTATGCACAATCAAAAGTCAAAACCAATCTAGACAATGTTAATTTGAGTTCATTATATTAAGCTTAAGAAATCGTTGATTTGAAGATTGTCGTCTATCATTGTTTAGTTATGAAGAAACATGAACTaatctaaattataaattacatgATCAAAAGTTTACGACTGGTCATAGGTTTACAGGAATATTGGTTTCAAATAATATAAGGTATGTGTTGGTCAAACTTAATTAAATAGTTTCTATACTGGATAGAATGGGTTAATAACGATTTTTTTGGCATAGGAAATTAATGGATTAGCAAATATGCTAAACTACTATGTTTTGATCAGTGGCAATCTCTGTAATTATTGAGGAAAACTCAGGGCTAAGTACTAAATGTActcctgttttaatagtttagattagAGATTAGAGAGCGAGAGAGatatagtttataaatcattatttttttttgtacttttgATGAGTTATAAATTAGAttagaaatttattttacaaacaaaatgttttacttttataatttcTACAACAAGAGATGTGTGACAAgagtaaaaatttaaacaaaattttcagttCTAGTAgagtacaaaaataaaatcctACATACGGTGTGTATTAACCAAAATAAGAATAGACTATCCAAGATTCAGGATtgtgttttgatctcatgaATGAATTGATTTACACagaaaaaggaaatacaaaattaTTCGGACAATTATCTcaaatatccaattttttttttgaatttttgtcacaaaatagtattaaaaaagaccaaaatagctcttttttcttttgaagattttaatatttattttttattttttaaaaatttgaaactctatccccGAAATTCTACCCtttaattttaaactctaaatctatattagttaatcgtagagtaaaaatacattttcttcgttaaaaactatttttgcgataaaaacttaaaaaatgctATGGTATGAAATTTCTCAAATTTATTTTGGGTAAGGTTGACCAGATAATATGTAGCATAAAAAAGTGTTTGCCCAAGTGCATTTAGTGATATTTATTGTAATTAAACCAAATTTTAGTAATTGTAATTAGCTAATTGTGATGGGTCATTACGCGTCGCTAAATTCCGCCCCTAGCACATTAATAAAACGATTAATATTGTCATAGtatcattataataataataatattgtcTTTTTGTCCAAAATGGACAGTCAATATAGACAAAGTCAGAGGTGGCGAAAGGCTGACTAATACAATAGTTTCCATAAACCTTTACGACAatgaataattaatataataatttgtcTCTTATTGATGTGTAAACCAGACGATACTTCCGAGTTCCGTCTCTCTTCTGAAGCCGCTATATATACCAACTCGAGAAACAAGTTTAACTCACAGAAAAAACAAGTTTGCTTTCGACAAGAAAAAACAATGGAGAATCTATTGGGACTTCTCAGAATTCATGTGAAGAGAGGTGTGAATCTCGCCATTAGAGACAGGGCCGGCTTACAAGGGGGGACAAGCAGTGCGACCGCCCCGGGTCCGAGTCCGTGTCCCCTCATGTAATGATAAATAAGGGGcccaattttttataaatctatatttttatatataaaaaaaattataaatacaataaataaaattgaaaagggcccaaaattatttgattgtatatagttttattttcattacaaaatatacaaaatattattgattaaattttaaaaatattttaaacattatctctatataaattttagagagtaaaaaaattttttttgcccTAGGGCCCCTATCAGTGTTGAGCCGGCCCTGATTAGAGATATCTCAAGCAGTGATCCTTACGTCGTCGTTCACTCAGGAAAACAGGTAAAAGACTCGATTATGATGCCATTTCTAAATAAATCTTGTGATGCATCTTTTCCAACATAACTTGTAAAGATAGCTGCATAAAAGTAATTGGACAAGAAGACTTAAGTTCATGTTCATATTTGTTGGTTCTCGTACCATATGATTTATTGGTATATTCGTAATCTTTTACTCTAAGTCACCAATTTTTCTTTCTTCGTTTCCTACATCACAAATCTTCTGGTTCCACCATAATATGATTGAAAATGATGACCTCTCTGTCGCCTTGTGATCAATCAAAAGCATTCTTAATTTTGTCCTTCTGATTTGATGCAGAAGCTTAAAACACGCGTGGTGAAACACAGTCTTAACCCCGATTGGAACGACCATTTAACGCTTTCTGTGACTGATCCAAATCTCCCTGTTAAACTTGTAAGTGATTCTTACATTTTTGGTTAGCATGAAGGTTAAATTAGCGGGCTTTACTAGAAATTGAGCATTCTTGTTGTTAATTATTCACACAGACGGTTTATGACTATGACTTGCTCTCCGCGGATGACAAGATGGGTGAAGCTGAGTTTAACATTGCTGCATATCTTGAAGCCATTAAATTCCGCTATGCGCTCGAAGGAGGACTTCCCGATGGGACAATAATAATGAAGATACAACCGAGTAGACAAAATTGTTTGTCTGAAGAGAGTCATATTGTGTGGAACCAAGGCAAACTTGTTCAGAATATGTTCCTTAGGCTTCAGCACGTGGAATGTGGAGAAGTTGAGATACACCTCGAGTGGATCGATATCCCCGGTTCAAGGGGTATTTAAGTCAGACCCCGCTTAGGACGTGTGCTAATAGTGCAAATGCACAGAACCCgacatttttattagtttttcttGGTATTTTAAGTCTTAATTGATTCTTTGTAAACAAAAGTTTTTATAGAcccaaattttgatttaaagaaTTTGGGCAGCAGAGGGCCATAGAACTCTGATGCGGTTTAAAACTGGTCTGTGAAAGAtctcaaaatagtttttttcattttttggggCTAAATTGTACATATCATTACGAAAATAAATGTTAAGGTTTACaagatttttaaaacaaattgtaTCAATTCTAGGCTTGATTACacggcaaaaaaatttaaatacatgTAATCAAACACAATCGAAACTGAAGCCATTCCGCTTGGAAGTGAACAAGACAGTAGAGAACGATATAATCGTGATAAGCAGGTGAGAGATCAAACCGAAATAAGCAAGGATGGAGAGACCCTCGACTAGAGATCGAGAGCATGACACGAGCAGGAAAATGTTTCACTTGGCTGCCTGAATAATTAACTTCCTCATAGAAACATAGACAAGCCCACTTATGGCATGTCAATCAAGGGATTCGTGGCATACTAGAGAACTTATTGCAACACGTAAATGACAAAGCATCAGAACTCACCAATGTTGGTGATTCAAACGTTCTACTATTCGGTAGTCTCATACCTTTTGGATCTTTGATAAATAACAGAAGTAAAAGTTATATGACTTATCCAAAGCTAATGATTTACTTTGGAAACAATACATGGTTATGCATAGTTAACATACACAAAACataacacttgttcaatatactTTTGTTATTTCTTGCTCCATTTAACTGCAGCTACTCCATCAACTCTTTTAATTCCAACAAGACACTGTTGAAAACATGTACTCAGCAATTAGGGTTCGATA is from Brassica napus cultivar Da-Ae chromosome A4, Da-Ae, whole genome shotgun sequence and encodes:
- the LOC106449461 gene encoding protein C2-DOMAIN ABA-RELATED 1; its protein translation is MENLLGLLRIHVKRGVNLAIRDRADISSSDPYVVVHSGKQKLKTRVVKHSLNPDWNDHLTLSVTDPNLPVKLTVYDYDLLSADDKMGEAEFNIAAYLEAIKFRYALEGGLPDGTIIMKIQPSRQNCLSEESHIVWNQGKLVQNMFLRLQHVECGEVEIHLEWIDIPGSRGI